The following coding sequences lie in one Desulfurella amilsii genomic window:
- a CDS encoding N-acyl homoserine lactonase family protein translates to MYPKLYVLSSGVQTIKKQKLLSSADKNEDIDIPVPYFLIDLENEKVLIDTGISFDSKSSIAKTRGKTENPIEALSKLGIDKNSIGYIIQTHLHFDHAANTKLFPQAKVIVQLEELKAAYFYDSNLERGYVDKDIKNPSIQWEPIVGMKSLFDNKILILPTPGHTPGHQSVVVKLNNYGPVIIAGDVAPLKENIENNTAPGVASNTKDAYYSILSLKEFANFLNAKIWYGHDPKFFEEIKLAPGCYD, encoded by the coding sequence ATGTATCCCAAACTTTATGTTTTATCAAGCGGGGTTCAAACCATTAAAAAACAAAAACTTTTGTCTAGCGCCGACAAAAACGAAGATATTGATATTCCTGTGCCTTATTTTTTGATAGATCTAGAAAATGAGAAAGTGCTTATCGATACTGGTATTTCTTTTGACTCTAAGTCAAGTATCGCTAAAACGCGTGGAAAAACAGAAAATCCAATAGAAGCACTCTCTAAATTGGGTATAGATAAAAACAGTATAGGCTATATTATTCAAACGCATCTTCACTTTGACCATGCAGCAAACACAAAACTATTCCCACAAGCAAAAGTAATAGTTCAACTAGAAGAATTAAAAGCAGCTTACTTTTATGATTCAAATTTAGAACGTGGTTATGTTGATAAAGACATTAAAAATCCTTCTATACAATGGGAGCCTATTGTTGGCATGAAAAGTTTATTTGATAACAAAATATTGATTTTACCAACACCTGGCCATACGCCCGGGCATCAAAGCGTTGTAGTCAAATTAAACAACTACGGTCCTGTAATCATAGCAGGGGACGTTGCGCCATTAAAAGAAAATATTGAGAATAATACAGCACCTGGCGTCGCCTCCAACACAAAAGACGCGTATTATTCGATTCTCTCATTAAAAGAATTTGCTAACTTTTTAAATGCAAAAATATGGTATGGCCACGACCCAAAATTTTTTGAAGAGATAAAATTAGCTCCAGGATGCTATGACTAA
- a CDS encoding dihydrolipoyl dehydrogenase, whose protein sequence is MEEKVDVLTIGAGAGAYPGAFRLAKAGKKVIMVDEKGVISGNCLAEGCVPSKSIRQAASFYRYFKKSHEFGIFAKDLTCDYKKITEYKNGVQNLRYAQHAQELKEAETNLVLIKGTAYFIDEHRVKVLTDKGEKVFYADSIIIASGAKPFVLPIEGSQYCITSTDIYKLNPPIDYLPKSIIILGAGYISLETATIFNELGSKVTVIQRSNRVLTEMDETFAKKLYGMIDPNIDVKLGTKLIKIQKSTNNYSVFYEQNGQQMQAKADLVMMAFGRVPVIPEGADKLGLEITKKGIVSRPSMQTNIKHIYSSGDINGKSMLFHSATRQSLVAANNILANNTPIDYMDYSCVPNSVFTFPEAAFVGILPSQAKAMGIDIIETSFDLSFDAKAQILTEAKGEIRQFYDAKSLKLIGAWIIGEDASTLIGELGVLIQQGAKLKDVAEYANQHPSTAEGISKASRKLL, encoded by the coding sequence GTTAACAATCGGTGCAGGCGCTGGTGCGTACCCGGGTGCATTCAGGCTTGCAAAAGCAGGTAAAAAAGTTATCATGGTTGATGAAAAAGGCGTAATAAGTGGAAACTGCCTAGCAGAAGGCTGTGTGCCTTCAAAATCAATAAGACAGGCAGCTTCATTTTACAGGTATTTTAAAAAATCTCACGAGTTTGGAATTTTTGCAAAAGATCTTACATGTGATTATAAAAAAATTACTGAGTACAAAAATGGTGTGCAAAACTTACGATATGCTCAACATGCTCAGGAGTTAAAAGAAGCAGAGACAAACCTTGTACTCATAAAAGGTACAGCTTACTTTATAGATGAGCACAGGGTAAAAGTTCTAACAGATAAAGGCGAAAAGGTATTTTATGCAGACTCTATTATTATAGCAAGTGGTGCAAAACCATTTGTTTTGCCTATAGAAGGCAGCCAATACTGCATAACAAGTACAGACATATATAAACTTAACCCACCAATTGACTATTTACCAAAATCAATCATAATACTTGGAGCAGGTTACATTAGTTTAGAGACAGCAACGATATTTAATGAACTAGGCTCAAAAGTTACGGTAATCCAAAGAAGCAATAGAGTGCTAACAGAAATGGATGAAACATTTGCCAAAAAGCTCTACGGTATGATTGATCCAAATATAGATGTAAAGCTTGGCACAAAACTTATTAAAATCCAGAAAAGCACAAACAATTACAGTGTTTTTTATGAACAAAATGGCCAACAAATGCAAGCAAAAGCCGATTTAGTAATGATGGCATTTGGTAGAGTACCTGTCATTCCAGAAGGTGCAGATAAGTTAGGCTTAGAAATTACAAAGAAAGGTATTGTATCTAGACCTAGCATGCAAACAAATATAAAGCATATTTATTCAAGTGGCGATATTAATGGCAAATCAATGCTATTCCACTCAGCCACAAGACAATCACTAGTGGCTGCGAATAACATTTTAGCTAACAACACACCTATTGACTATATGGACTATTCATGCGTGCCCAATTCTGTATTTACATTCCCAGAAGCCGCTTTTGTAGGCATTTTGCCCAGCCAAGCAAAAGCAATGGGGATCGATATTATAGAGACTAGTTTTGATTTGTCATTTGATGCAAAAGCTCAAATATTAACAGAAGCAAAAGGTGAAATTAGGCAATTCTACGATGCAAAATCATTAAAATTAATAGGCGCATGGATTATAGGTGAAGATGCCAGTACATTGATAGGTGAACTTGGGGTTTTAATACAACAGGGTGCAAAATTAAAAGACGTTGCAGAATATGCAAATCAACACCCATCAACAGCAGAAGGAATCTCAAAAGCTTCAAGAAAATTACTTTAA